A region from the Lytechinus variegatus isolate NC3 chromosome 6, Lvar_3.0, whole genome shotgun sequence genome encodes:
- the LOC121416468 gene encoding uncharacterized protein LOC121416468 has translation MSTHEVIPDELLCKLAEHIEIGEQMEALARTLGFEHAAINRYIETSRLEGRVTCKGTRDMLFDWRQRVDPSNQHPRLKQALIDVDLVMLAELYLKKTLANQDTYSKKISESLTVGKCRTILEDKYSNQLCKIQMKPWDKDDYAEFEDMHTVVTMVKKDARGRDIKAKQILQGSVGKIFSAKVNGNLPTRILISAPAGRGKTTAVAKMAHDWVHREDGSGLEDLPLLFVVKFRNTSHTTSIGEAIISQLLSDVKDLTPEDLEEFIRQHQGICHIILDGLDEYAGISSSSNIMDILRWEMFQQCRVLVTTRPHLENVFSQGDLPRVYTKMEIEGFSRESSRDYIDRFFTSVQKPMKADGLNVYLDEQPLIDELVKTPLFCLMVCHLWSEDQLQRDTTTQTALLDQVNVFLMLHANSWTPGLINTPKQLNKIILKLGKIALTGLLNDAKKLVFSSCDFQGVPSILDMACALGIVSKTVVSTRRLPHFDETFSTNITTVEFYHKLAQEHAAGKYLANETNRVLLWFKFSKLDRVLRDIKTSIGEYENLIRFASGTKSNLCIRIMESVLSNSYLSESERYRILLDCSSESGVNDGNVSSLVRRCLTSQRMILKSPTVYTTVGMRNLPREQKQKVVSVHFEQSVMTAALTDGLWACLQSFQMLNSLTISDSSIDFPPSPSELPSVTRLSVKGVTSQCYEGLISSLPALVYIDITLDNAGRDISHMTAGLRRTGGQKLTHITLHIPYLLQSEESRVSKETMRGLGLLIKEYTQNLNKLYLERVKCTNEDDLVYLIECCRHVKTMDIVW, from the exons ATGTCTACCCATGAAGTTATTCCCGATGAGCTTCTCTGTAAGCTAGCTGAACACATCGAGATAGGTGAGCAGATGGAGGCCTTGGCACGAACGCTCGGATTTGAACATGCCGCCATCAATAGATACATTGAAACTAGCAGACTAGAAGGACGGGTCACGTGTAAGGGAACACGTGACATGCTGTTTGACTGGAGACAGAGAGTGGATCCATCAAATCAGCATCCTAGGCTGAAACAAGCTCTTATTGATGTTGATCTAGTCATGCTTGCTGAACTTTATCTCAAAAAGACGTTAGCTAACCAAG ATACCTACAGTAAGAAGATTTCGGAATCTCTGACTGTTGGAAAATGTCGCACAATATTGGAGGACAAATATTCGAATCAGCTATGTAAAATCCAAATGAAGCCTTGGGACAAAGACGATTATGCAGAGTTTGAAGATATGCACACcgttgttaccatggtaaaaaAGGATGCTCGTGGAAGAGATATTAAGGCAAAACAAATACTTCAAGGCTCtgttggaaaaatattttcagccaaaGTAAACGGGAATCTTCCAACACGAATCCTTATTTCGGCTCCGGCTGGACGAGGAAAGACAACAGCTGTCGCTAAGATGGCGCACGACTGGGTTCACAGAGAGGATGGCTCAGGATTAGAGGACTTGCCACTTCTGTTCGTAGTCAAGTTTCGAAACACAAGTCACACTACATCGATTGGAGAAGCCATTATATCACAACTCCTGAGTGATGTTAAAGATCTGACGCCAGAGGACCTGGAGGAGTTCATCAGACAGCATCAGGGAATCTGTCACATTATATTAGATGGGCTCGATGAGTATGCTGGTATCTCTTCCTCGAGTAATATCATGGACATTCTCAGATGGGAAATGTTTCAACAATGTCGAGTGCTTGTAACCACACGACCTCACCTCGAAAACGTTTTCAGTCAAGGAGATCTACCAAGGGTGTACACAAAGATGGAGATCGAAGGATTCTCGCGAGAGAGCTCACGCGATTACATTGACAGGTTCTTTACTTCTGTTCAGAAACCTATGAAAGCGGATGGTCTGAACGTTTACCTCGATGAACAACCCCTAATTGATGAACTCGTAAAAACTCCGCTATTTTGCCTCATGGTCTGTCACTTGTGGTCTGAAGATCAACTTCAGCGTGACACTACAACTCAAACAGCATTACTCGATCAAGTTAACGTATTCTTAATGCTCCACGCAAATTCCTGGACACCTGGCTTGATAAACACTCCCAAACaactaaacaaaataatactgaAACTGGGAAAAATTGCTCTCACTGGTCTGCTCAATGATGCTAAGAAGTTAGTTTTCTCGTCTTGTGATTTCCAGGGAGTTCCCTCAATTCTTGATATGGCATGCGCCCTAGGGATAGTATCAAAAACTGTTGTTTCAACCAGACGCCTTCCACATTTTGACGAAACGTTTTCCACTAACATAACTACTGTTGAGTTTTATCACAAACTTGCTCAAGAACATGCAGCAGGAAAGTATCTGGCTAATGAAACAAACCGTGTTCTTTTGTGGTTTAAGTTCAGTAAGTTAGACCGAGTACTGCGAGATATAAAAACAAGCATTGGAGAATATGAAAATCTTATTCGATTTGCTTCTGGTACGAAGAGCAATCTCTGCATTAGAATAATGGAGAGCGTCCTTTCAAATAGTTATTTATCTGAGAGTGAGCGATATCGTATTCTCCTAGATTGTTCATCAGAGTCTGGGGTCAACGATGGGAATGTGTCATCATTGGTACGAAGGTGTTTGACGTCACAGCGTATGATATTAAAGTCACCAACGGTGTATACTACGGTTGGGATGCGAAATCTTCCACGTGAGCAGAAACAGAAG GTTGTGAGTGTACACTTCGAGCAGTCTGTCATGACAGCCGCTTTGACGGATGGACTATGGGCCTGTCTTCAATCATTCCAGATGCTAAATTCTCTCACCATCTCAGACTCATCTATCGATTTCCCTCCATCTCCTTCTGAGCTACCATCCGTCACAAGGCTATCAGTTAAGggggtgacgtcacaatgctaTGAAGGGTTGATCTCATCACTCCCTGCTTTGGTATATATCGATATCACTCTCGATAATGCAGGTAGAGACATATCCCATATGACGGCTGGTCTTCGTCGGACTGGAGGACAGAAGCTCACACACATTACCCTTCACATTCCGTACTTACTCCAATCAGAGGAGAGTCGTGTATCTAAAGAGACAATGAGAGGACTGGGTCTGCTCATCAAGGAATATACACAGAACCTGAATAAGCTCTATCTGGAACGGGTGAAATGCACAAACGAGGATGACTTGGTTTATCTCATTGAATGCTGCAGACATGTGAAGACGATGGACATAGTATGGTAG